The following coding sequences lie in one Treponema socranskii subsp. buccale genomic window:
- a CDS encoding TetR/AcrR family transcriptional regulator, producing the protein MKEGVSTRDKIIDAAFSFYRKPVFTNISLSQIAQKVGISKAAIFKHFPSKASLKQALFERMFDGIAEVMRRMFGCYRNGKRIEAMSEAVDFLVNHREYVMYFQSQQCIVDEGVFVRELRKRSIRVFDSLFTRDGSIKDIDLYVTGIYVGTTIFIFALLRFDALDTNVPGLADSAAFADKIAWLIENGIGKNIPERQRLTQLDARFKSAMQKKTPLTDEILALASVVSEYGAAGITIERLAKKLHLAKSSLYSRYKNKSEMVESLIKNEVVRMYAMIAENMNDLTTGEECTYAVLQTELLYFIRYPETVGICSNLIGINDFVDRAEAPDFVDTIYDSVYWKRFIASLPDIGMPPTSQRVLGWFFAIVVTMFIHCRRLGFSDKRMFAALKKLYAMTESGIGNTAVHKRGGS; encoded by the coding sequence ATGAAGGAAGGCGTTTCGACGCGGGACAAAATAATCGACGCTGCATTTTCGTTTTACCGCAAGCCGGTGTTTACGAATATTTCACTGTCGCAGATCGCGCAAAAAGTCGGTATCAGTAAAGCGGCTATTTTTAAACACTTTCCGAGCAAAGCGTCGCTCAAACAGGCCTTGTTTGAACGTATGTTCGACGGCATCGCAGAAGTCATGCGGCGGATGTTCGGATGCTATCGAAACGGCAAGCGCATCGAAGCGATGTCCGAGGCGGTTGATTTTCTCGTCAATCACCGCGAATACGTCATGTATTTTCAATCGCAGCAATGTATCGTAGACGAAGGCGTCTTCGTACGGGAATTGCGGAAGCGCAGCATACGGGTGTTCGATTCGCTTTTTACACGCGACGGCTCGATTAAAGATATCGACCTCTATGTGACCGGCATCTACGTCGGAACGACGATTTTTATTTTTGCGCTGCTCCGTTTCGACGCGCTCGATACGAATGTACCGGGACTTGCGGACTCCGCCGCTTTTGCCGATAAGATCGCATGGTTGATCGAAAACGGTATCGGAAAAAATATTCCCGAACGGCAACGGCTCACACAGCTCGACGCGCGGTTTAAATCGGCGATGCAAAAAAAAACGCCGCTCACCGACGAAATACTCGCGCTCGCTTCCGTCGTGTCCGAATACGGGGCGGCCGGTATTACGATCGAACGCTTGGCAAAAAAACTGCATTTGGCAAAAAGCTCGCTCTATTCGCGCTATAAAAATAAAAGCGAAATGGTCGAGTCGCTTATAAAAAATGAAGTCGTTCGGATGTACGCTATGATCGCCGAAAATATGAACGATTTGACGACGGGCGAAGAGTGTACGTACGCCGTTTTACAAACGGAACTGCTGTATTTTATACGGTATCCCGAGACAGTCGGTATCTGTTCGAATCTTATCGGTATCAACGATTTTGTCGATCGTGCCGAAGCACCGGATTTTGTCGATACGATATACGATTCGGTTTATTGGAAGCGTTTTATCGCTTCGCTTCCCGATATCGGTATGCCCCCAACCTCTCAACGCGTTCTCGGCTGGTTTTTCGCGATTGTCGTTACGATGTTTATCCATTGCCGGAGGCTCGGTTTTTCGGACAAGCGTATGTTTGCCGCATTGAAAAAATTATACGCGATGACGGAATCGGGAATCGGCAACACTGCCGTTCATAAGAGGGGCGGAAGCTGA
- a CDS encoding TolC family protein, whose translation MRLIICMYLGAKMILYNKKYKAILLIFLSVVLHSFAQSGETVTLTIDEAVAYARAHSRTLKSADIDLEMAKRASDNAWNVFLPDVQATGTLNRTTDISSSIEQQNLFRRLSLQPPISETESMHWAAVGNLSAGLNLSLAYIGQIRAAKAGYEGGKITREQTERKTITNVKKLFFGLLLQRDNLAIQRETLENARRRSVQAAVNYRNGRIPELQLLQAQVQYENQIPETEQAETSLAQQLDMFVFLLGMPSGTKIELAGSIDPALIDVDADDLIATYGNSSLALRSLDNNIETLEHNLSSLDFASFSPALSLNWNYQPMLRDAFDSNWFDKDNWNDNGAFSATLAWNVTNMLPFSSNRQKAKDLRANLEKLKISREQLTENQKLEVRTAINTLDQAKRQIASMQRNVELAQRSYAMTLRSYQNGTTELLDLRDAERQLNQARLGLANQRYQYITALLNLEETLNTDLTVKSAAATTNGGTR comes from the coding sequence ATGCGGTTAATAATTTGTATGTATTTGGGAGCTAAGATGATTCTATATAATAAAAAATACAAAGCGATATTATTAATTTTTTTAAGCGTCGTGCTGCACTCGTTTGCCCAAAGCGGCGAGACGGTAACGTTGACGATCGATGAAGCGGTTGCCTATGCGCGTGCCCACAGCCGCACGCTCAAAAGCGCGGATATCGATTTGGAAATGGCCAAGCGCGCGTCCGACAACGCGTGGAACGTATTTTTGCCCGACGTGCAGGCGACGGGAACGCTTAACCGTACGACTGATATCAGTTCATCGATCGAGCAGCAAAATCTTTTTCGTAGACTCTCCCTTCAGCCGCCGATTTCGGAAACGGAAAGCATGCACTGGGCGGCTGTCGGGAACTTGAGCGCGGGACTGAATTTAAGCCTTGCGTACATCGGTCAAATACGTGCGGCAAAGGCAGGCTACGAAGGCGGCAAAATCACGCGGGAACAAACCGAGCGAAAAACGATTACCAATGTTAAAAAGCTGTTTTTCGGTCTTTTGCTGCAGCGGGACAACCTCGCGATTCAGCGGGAAACGCTCGAAAACGCACGGCGGCGGAGCGTGCAGGCGGCGGTGAATTATCGAAACGGGAGGATTCCCGAACTGCAGCTTTTGCAGGCGCAAGTGCAGTATGAAAATCAAATTCCCGAAACGGAGCAGGCGGAAACTTCTCTCGCGCAGCAGCTCGATATGTTCGTGTTTTTGCTCGGCATGCCTTCCGGCACGAAGATCGAACTTGCGGGTTCGATCGATCCCGCTCTTATCGATGTCGATGCCGACGATTTGATCGCGACGTACGGGAACTCGTCGCTCGCTCTGCGCTCCCTCGACAACAATATCGAAACGCTCGAGCACAATCTTTCATCGCTCGACTTTGCAAGTTTTTCGCCGGCTCTGTCTTTGAATTGGAATTACCAGCCGATGCTGCGCGACGCCTTCGATTCGAATTGGTTCGATAAGGATAATTGGAACGATAACGGCGCGTTCAGTGCGACGCTCGCGTGGAACGTCACGAATATGCTGCCGTTTTCGTCGAACCGCCAAAAAGCGAAAGACCTTCGCGCGAATCTCGAAAAGCTTAAAATCTCGCGCGAACAGCTTACTGAAAATCAAAAGCTCGAAGTGCGCACTGCGATCAATACCCTCGATCAGGCAAAACGCCAGATCGCTTCGATGCAGCGCAACGTCGAACTCGCGCAGCGCTCGTATGCGATGACGCTGCGTTCGTATCAAAACGGTACGACCGAACTGCTCGACCTCCGCGATGCGGAACGTCAGCTCAATCAAGCGCGGCTCGGTTTGGCGAATCAGCGCTATCAATATATTACGGCATTGCTCAATCTCGAAGAAACGTTGAATACGGATTTGACGGTAAAGAGCGCCGCAGCAACGACAAACGGAGGAACTCGATGA
- a CDS encoding dicarboxylate/amino acid:cation symporter yields MEKQGGFKLGLLPQLGLGILAGVLLGLFVPASVMGIIATIKKLLGSLIFFVVPLVIFGFIAPAICDLKANAGKMLGSFLLISYASAVGASLFSTVAGYILIPFLHIPSQAAALLEVPATPFALNIQPIMPVMTALLLAILAGISVIWTKAVTVEKLLKEIQAMVLAVVNRVIVPVLPFFIATTFAELAYNGSLTRQLPVFLKVIVIVLIGHFIWMTLLYLIGGAVSKKNPLEVVKHYGPAYATAVGTMSSAATLPVALRCAHKSSVLPSDIVDFAIPLGATTHLCGSVLTETFFAMTISQMLYGSVPPVGTMILFSFLFGIFAVGAPGVPGGTVMASLGIVISVLGFNEIGTGLLIAIFALQDSFGTACNVTGDGALALILRGIFYNSDGTAKKAAKAVD; encoded by the coding sequence ATGGAAAAACAAGGCGGTTTTAAACTGGGATTGCTGCCGCAGCTCGGCTTGGGAATTCTTGCCGGCGTACTGCTTGGATTGTTCGTACCCGCTTCGGTGATGGGCATCATTGCGACGATTAAAAAATTGCTCGGCTCGCTCATCTTTTTCGTCGTTCCGCTCGTCATTTTCGGCTTTATCGCTCCGGCAATCTGCGACTTAAAAGCGAACGCCGGAAAGATGCTCGGTTCGTTTTTGCTCATATCCTACGCTTCGGCGGTCGGCGCATCGCTGTTTTCAACCGTGGCGGGCTATATACTGATTCCGTTTTTGCATATTCCGTCGCAGGCCGCCGCACTGCTTGAAGTGCCGGCGACTCCGTTTGCATTGAATATCCAGCCGATCATGCCGGTTATGACGGCTCTGCTGCTCGCAATTTTGGCGGGTATTTCGGTTATTTGGACAAAGGCTGTGACCGTTGAAAAACTTTTGAAAGAAATACAGGCGATGGTACTTGCTGTCGTCAACCGCGTTATCGTGCCGGTATTGCCGTTCTTTATCGCGACGACTTTTGCCGAACTCGCATACAACGGAAGTTTGACGCGCCAGCTTCCGGTATTCTTAAAAGTTATCGTCATCGTATTGATCGGGCATTTTATTTGGATGACGCTGCTCTATCTTATAGGCGGCGCGGTTTCAAAGAAAAATCCGCTGGAAGTCGTAAAGCACTACGGCCCCGCATATGCTACGGCTGTCGGCACGATGTCGAGCGCGGCAACGCTGCCGGTCGCTTTGCGCTGCGCGCATAAATCGAGTGTTTTGCCTTCGGATATCGTCGACTTTGCCATTCCGCTCGGCGCGACGACGCACTTGTGCGGATCGGTTTTAACCGAAACGTTTTTCGCCATGACGATTTCCCAGATGCTCTACGGTTCGGTTCCCCCTGTCGGAACGATGATTCTGTTTTCATTCCTGTTCGGAATTTTTGCCGTAGGCGCGCCCGGCGTTCCCGGCGGAACGGTCATGGCGTCTCTCGGTATCGTTATCAGCGTGCTCGGTTTTAACGAAATCGGTACGGGATTGCTGATCGCGATTTTTGCGCTGCAGGACAGCTTCGGTACGGCATGCAACGTAACCGGCGACGGCGCGCTTGCGCTGATTTTGCGAGGCATCTTTTATAATTCCGATGGGACTGCAAAAAAGGCGGCAAAGGCCGTCGATTGA